A genomic stretch from Panthera uncia isolate 11264 chromosome E3, Puncia_PCG_1.0, whole genome shotgun sequence includes:
- the ZNF668 gene encoding zinc finger protein 668 produces the protein MEVESTEARSSSALGYKRSGRRYKCLSCTKTFPNAPRAARHAATHGPVDYTEEVAETKLKPETEPKAEDASGDKVSSASAKPRPYACPLCPKTYKTAPELRSHGRSHTGEKPFPCPECGRRFMQPVCLRVHLASHAGELPFRCAHCPKAYGALSKLKIHQRGHTGERPYACSDCGKSFADPSVFRKHRRTHAGLRPYGCERCGKAYAELKDLRNHERSHTGERPFLCSECGKSFSRSSSLTCHQRIHAAQKPYRCPACGKGFTQLSSYQSHERTHSGEKPFLCPRCGRMFSDPSSFRRHQRAHEGVKPYRCEKCGKDFRQPADLAMHRRVHTGDRPFKCLQCDKTFVASWDLKRHALVHSGQRPFRCEECGRAFAERASLTKHSRVHSGERPFHCNACGKSFVVSSSLRKHERTHRSSEAAGAPPQQELVVGLALPVSVSGEGSTAPAAGAGLGDPPAGLLGLPPESGGVMATQWQVVGMTVEHVECQDAGVGEAPGPLAGAGEVGGEEVDEKPPQFVCRECKETFSTLTLLRRHERSHPELRPFPCTQCGKSFSDRAGLRKHSRTHSSVRPYTCPHCPKAFLSASDLRKHERTHPVPIGTPTPLEPLVALLGMPEEGPA, from the exons ATGGAGGTGGAGTCTACGGAGGCCCGGTCATCCTCGGCCCTCGGCTACAAGCGATCCGGCCGTCGCTACAAGTGCCTGTCCTGTACAAAGACATTTCCAAATGCGCCCAGGGCAGCGCGTCACGCTGCCACCCATGGTCCTGTAGACTACACAGAGGAGGTGGCGGAAACGAAGCTGAAGCcggagacagaacccaaagcagaggATGCCAGCGGGGACAAGGTGTCAAGTGCATCGGCAAAGCCTCGGCCTTATGCATGCCCGCTGTGCCCCAAGACCTATAAAACGGCACCTGAGCTGCGCAGTCACGGTCGCAGCCACACTGGTGAAAAACCCTTCCCTTGCCCCGAGTGTGGCCGCCGCTTTATGCAGCCAGTGTGCCTGCGTGTGCACCTGGCCTCACATGCTGGCGAGCTGCCCTTCCGCTGTGCTCACTGCCCCAAGGCCTATGGCGCGCTCTCCAAGCTCAAGATTCACCAGCGTGGTCACACGGGCGAGAGGCCGTATGCTTGCTCCGATTGCGGCAAGAGCTTCGCCGACCCTTCGGTGTTCCGCAAGCACCGGCGCACCCACGCGGGCCTGCGGCCCTACGGCTGCGAGCGCTGCGGCAAGGCCTACGCTGAGCTCAAGGACCTACGCAACCATGAGCG GTCCCACACCGGTGAGCGCCCCTTCCTCTGCTCGGAGTGTGGGAAGAGCTTCTCCCGCTCGTCCTCGCTCACGTGCCACCAGCGGATCCATGCGGCACAGAAGCCCTATCGCTGCCCAGCCTGTGGCAAGGGCTTCACGCAGCTCAGCTCCTACCAGAGCCATGAGCGCACTCACTCGGGCGAGAAGCCCTTCCTGTGCCCACGTTGTGGCCGCATGTTCTCGGACCCCTCAAGCTTCCGGCGCCACCAGCGGGCGCACGAGGGGGTAAAGCCTTATCGCTGCGAGAAGTGCGGCAAAGACTTTCGGCAGCCCGCAGACCTGGCCATGCACAGGCGGGTGCACACAGGCGACCGGCCGTTCAAGTGCCTGCAGTGTGACAAGACGTTCGTGGCGTCTTGGGACCTCAAGCGCCATGCGTTGGTCCACTCAGGCCAACGGCCCTTTCGCTGTGAGGAGTGTGGGCGAGCCTTCGCCGAGCGAGCCAGCCTTACTAAGCACAGCCGGGTGCACTCAGGTGAGCGCCCCTTCCACTGTAACGCCTGTGGAAAATCCTTCGTGGTATCGTCCAGCCTGAGGAAGCATGAGCGGACCCATCGGAGTAGTGAGGCCGCAGGGGCTCCCCCTCAACAGGAGCTGGTAGTAGGGCTGGCACTGCCTGTCAGTGTGTCAGGCGAGGGCTCAACGGCCCCGGCAGCAGGTGCAGGGCTAGGGGACCCTCCAGCAGGGCTGCTAGGGCTGCCCCCCGAATCAGGTGGTGTGATGGCCACCCAGTGGCAAGTGGTAGGCATGACGGTGGAACATGTGGAGTGCCAAGATGCTGGGGTTGGGGAGGCTCCTGGTCCCTTGGCAGGGGCGGGCgaggtgggaggtgaggaagtTGACGAGAAGCCACCGCAGTTTGTGTGCCGGGAGTGTAAGGAGACGTTCTCCACGCTGACGCTGCTGCGACGGCATGAGCGCTCACACCCAGAGCTCCGGCCCTTTCCCTGCACCCAGTGTGGCAAGAGCTTCTCTGACCGGGCTGGGCTGCGCAAACACAGCCGCACCCACAGCTCTGTGCGCCCCTACACCTGCCCCCACTGCCCCAAGGCCTTCTTGAGTGCCAGCGACCTGCGCAAGCATGAGCGTACCCACCCCGTTCCCATCGGGACCCCCACGCCCCTCGAGCCCCTTGTGGCTTTGCTAGGAATGCCTGAAGAGGGACCAGCGTGA
- the ZNF646 gene encoding zinc finger protein 646: protein MEDVPTSLSCSDCQRHFPSLPELSRHRELLHPSSKQDSEEADSIPRPYRCQQCGRGYRHPGSLVNHRRTHETGLFPCTTCGKDFTNPVALKSHMRTHAPEGRRRRRPPRSKEVIPHLQGETASSDSRDHRLSPGESWTSQKKHEEETFGCESGLDPRAALSTWEDPPTRQREGWESQPDSEEGAERWGPTTNSTRATPLPTPASTLLSNLEQYLAESVVNFTGGQEPTQSPPAEEERRYKCSQCGKTYKHAGSLTNHRQSHTLGIYPCTICFKEFSNLMALKNHSRLHAQYQPYQCPHCPRAFRIPRELLEHQQSHEGERQERLWEEKEMPTTNGHTDESSQDQLPSTQTLNCSGELSTSGELEDSGLEEYRPFRCGDCGRTYRHAGSLINHRKSHQTGVYPCSICSKQLFNAAALKNHVRAHHRPRQGAGEDGQPSVPPAPLHLADTTHKDEEVPTTTLDHRPYKCDECGRAYRHRGSLVNHRHSHRTGEYQCSLCPRKYPNLMALRNHVRVHCKAARRSAGPGAEGPPSHLKVELPPDPMEAEAAPPTDQGHGCKHKEETTDVPPAADRTAPQICSMCGMLFEDAESLELHGRTHGEREDSKTETRVSPPRAFACQDCGKSYRHSGSLINHRQTHQTGDFSCGACAKHFHTMAAMKNHLRRHSGRWSKQHRRRASSAGSGGEAKIPSGGSWAQELVENSKGLDCLQDPSGGSPNVAQGNLESDGGCLQADTERDRCGLERDEACFQGDKESRGTEEGLEKKEACFLDNLDIPDDEESNGTRFCDDLSGVGEDQKLATDQPSSSCHSPEAVTSWPAEVSHTCSDCGHSFPHVTGLLSHRPCHPPGIYQCSLCPKEFDSLPALRSHFQNHGPGEAAPAQPFLCCLCGMIFPGRAGYRLHRRQAHDSSGMTEGSEEEGEEEGASGAASTRSPPLQLSEAELLNQLQREVEALDGAGYGHICGCCGQTYDDLGSLERHHQSQSSGNTIDKSPSHLESGDAMGRVADHDHVFEDTVACLSGEGGDTKSGEGIGAMVVDNLCMQGGESSLEAQPRPFRCNQCGKTYRHGGSLVNHRKIHQTGDFICPVCSRCYPNLAAYRNHLRNHPRCKGSEPQVGPVPEAGGSSEPQNMAEEGLGQADVGKFQEELKVEPLEEVARVKEEEWEEAAVKGEEVEPRLETAEKSCQTEASSERPFSCEVCGRSYKHAGSLINHRQSHQTGHFGCQACSKGFSNLMSLKNHRRIHADPRRFRCSECGKAFRLRKQLASHQRVHVERGGSGGTRKLIREDRPFRCGQCGRTYRHAGSLLNHRRSHDTGQYSCPTCPKTYSNSMALKDHQRLHSESRRRRAGLSRRAAVRCALCGRGFPGRGSLEQHLREHEDTKSGPRGPNGTEGSEGNLANDQGLEDTSGGTESVLQLEDGARRLGGQSLSPIRATGSEATELVSWDMGNAEGRQGDGGPVDHGGDWVPQGHILTKPEDESGNSIPKSPCHLGNSQSNGPSLSPVDSWDDGDSRPELRQESHTFSCSHCGKTYCHSEDPLNCHSPSKTDRHYCLLCSKEFLNPVVTKTHSHNHIDAQTFACPECGMAFQSHHELASHLHTHASGLSQMPPLREEARGPEGGAVKDEVDLPGQGEIQKAPSEPPRTPGDNTGSANGGQGVKSTVAEDEERPFRCAQCGRSYRHAGSLLNHQKAHTTGLYPCSLCPKLLPNLLSLKNHGRTHTDPKRHRCSICGKAFRTAARLEGHGRVHAPREGPFTCPHCPRHFRRRISFQQHQQQHQEEWTVASSGAPKAPAAGRRDLSLPPPPTPTTPLLDPSPQWPADLSFSL from the coding sequence ATGGAGGACGTGCCCACCTCACTCAGCTGCTCTGACTGTCAGCGCCACTTTCCTAGTCTTCCGGAACTGTCCCGGCACCGCGAGCTGCTCCATCCATCTTCCAAGCAGGACAGTGAGGAGGCAGACAGCATCCCTCGGCCCTACCGCTGTCAGCAGTGTGGGCGGGGCTACCGTCACCCAGGGAGCTTGGTCAACCACCGCCGGACCCACGAGACTGGACTTTTCCCCTGTACCACCTGTGGCAAGGACTTTACCAATCCCGTGGCCCTCAAGAGCCACATGAGGACTCATGCTCCGGAGGGCCGCCGTAGGCGCCGGCCTCCCCGCTCCAAGGAAGTCATTCCACATCTTCAAGGGGAGACAGCATCCTCTGACTCCAGGGACCACAGGCTCAGCCCTGGGGAAAGCTGGACAAGCCAGAAAAAACATGAGGAAGAGACCTTTGGCTGTGAGTCTGGGCTTGACCCCAGGGCAGCTTTGAGCACTTGGGAAGATCCACCCACCCGACAAAGAGAAGGCTGGGAAAGCCAGCCAGATTCAGAGGAGGGTGCAGAGCGCTGGGGGCCCACTACCAATTCTACCAGAGCcaccccgctccccaccccagccagcaCCCTCCTTAGCAATTTGGAACAGTATTTGGCTGAATCGGTGGTGAATTTCACAGGGGGCCAGGAGCCCACTCAGTCCCCTCCTGCTGAGGAAGAACGGCGGTACAAGTGCAGTCAATGTGGCAAGACATACAAGCATGCTGGGAGCCTCACGAACCACCGCCAGAGCCACACCTTGGGCATCTACCCTTGTACCATCTGCTTCAAAGAGTTCTCTAACCTCATGGCTCTGAAGAACCACTCCCGACTCCATGCCCAGTATCAGCCTTACCAGTGTCCCCACTGTCCCCGTGCCTTTAGGATCCCCCGAGAGCTGCTGGAACACCAACAGTCCCATGAGGGTGAAAGGCAAGAGCGGctatgggaagagaaagagatgcCCACCACCAACGGGCACACAGATGAGAGCAGCCAGGATCAGCTCCCTAGTACACAGACGCTGAACTGCTCTGGGGAGCTCAGCACCTCTGGGGAGCTAGAGGACAGTGGCCTAGAGGAGTATCGGCCTTTCCGTTGTGGAGACTGTGGCCGTACTTACCGCCATGCTGGGAGCCTCATCAACCATCGCAAGAGCCACCAGACTGGTGTCTACCCCTGCTCCATCTGTTCCAAGCAGCTGTTCAATGCAGCTGCCCTCAAAAACCATGTGCGGGCTCATCACAGACCCCGGCAAGGAGCTGGGGAGGACGGGCAGCCATCAGTGCCACCAGCTCCCCTGCATCTGGCTGATACCACCCACAAAGATGAAGAggtccccaccaccaccctggaCCACCGCCCCTATAAGTGTGATGAGTGTGGTCGGGCTTACCGCCACCGGGGGAGCCTGGTGAACCACCGCCACAGCCATCGGACAGGAGAGTACCAGTGCTCACTCTGTCCCCGCAAGTATCCTAACCTTATGGCCCTGCGGAACCATGTGCGGGTACATTGCAAAGCTGCTCGCCGCAGCGCAGGCCCAGGGGCTGAGGGTCCCCCCAGCCACCTCAAGGTAGAGCTCCCGCCTGACCCCATGGAAGCAGAGGCAGCCCCACCCACTGATCAGGGGCATGGGTGCAAACACAAAGAGGAGACCACTGATGTCCCCCCAGCAGCTGATAGGACAGCACCACAGATATGTAGCATGTGTGGGATGCTCTTTGAAGACGCTGAGAGCCTTGAACTTCATGGCCGGacccatggggaaagggaagacagCAAGACAGAGACTAGGGTGTCCCCTCCTCGGGCTTTCGCATGCCAAGATTGTGGAAAGAGCTATCGTCACTCAGGCAGCCTTATCAACCACAGGCAGACCCACCAGACGGGGGACTTCAGTTGTGGGGCCTGTGCCAAGCACTTCCACACTATGGCCGCCATGAAGAACCATTTGCGACGCCACAGTGGGCGGTGGAGCAAGCAGCACCGGAGGCGAGCTAGCAGTGCTGGCAGTGGGGGAGAAGCCAAAATCCCATCTGGTGGGAGCTGGGCCCAGGAGTTGGTGGAAAACAGTAAGGGCCTGGACTGTCTGCAAGACCCTTCAGGGGGAAGTCCTAATGTAGCCCAAGGCAACTTGGAAAGTGATGGGGGCTGTTTGCAGGCTGACACTGAAAGGGATAGATGTGGGCTTGAGAGGGATGAGGCCTGTTTCCAGGGTGATAAAGAGAGCAGAGGTACTGAGGAAGGACTGGAAAAGAAGGAGGCTTGTTTCCTTGACAACTTGGACATCCCAGATGATGAGGAAAGCAATGGGACTCGCTTCTGTGATGATCTCAGTGGGGTGGGTGAAGACCAGAAACTAGCCACTGACCAGCCCAGCTCCTCTTGCCACTCTCCTGAAGCTGTCACTAGCTGGCCGGCTGAGGTCTCCCACACGTGTTCTGACTGTGGGCATTCTTTCCCTCATGTCACTGGCCTGCTGAGCCATAGGCCCTGCCACCCCCCAGGCATCTATCAGTGCTCTCTCTGCCCGAAGGAGTTTGACTCACTGCCTGCCCTGCGCAGCCACTTCCAGAACCATGGGCCCGGGGAGGCAGCCCCCGCACagcctttcctctgctgcctttgtGGCATGATCTTCCCAGGACGGGCCGGTTACAGGCTTCACCGGCGCCAAGCTCATGACTCCTCTGGCATGACTGAGGGttcagaggaggagggggaagaggaaggagcatCAGGGGCAGCCTCCACCCGTAGCCCTCCACTGCAGCTCTCAGAAGCAGAGCTGTTGAATCAGCTGCAGCGGGAAGTGGAGGCACTGGATGGAGCTGGCTATGGGCACATCTGTGGCTGCTGTGGTCAGACCTATGATGACCTAGGGAGCTTGGAGCGTCACCACCAAAGTCAGAGTTCTGGGAACACCATAGACAAGTCTCCCAGCCACTTAGAGTCAGGTGATGCTATGGGAAGGGTTGCAGACCATGACCATGTCTTTGAGGACACAGTGGCCTGCCTctctggggagggtggggacacaAAGTCTGGAGAGGGAATAGGTGCCATGGTTGTAGACAACCTTTGCATGCAAGGTGGGGAAAGTTCGCTGGAGGCCCAACCCCGCCCCTTCCGCTGCAACCAGTGTGGCAAGACCTACCGCCATGGGGGCAGCCTGGTGAACCACCGCAAGATCCATCAGACTGGAGATTTCATCTGCCCTGTCTGCTCCCGCTGCTACCCCAACCTGGCTGCCTACCGTAATCATCTACGAAACCACCCCCGCTGCAAAGGCtctgagccccaagtggggcccgtgccagaggcaggaggcagcagCGAGCCCCAGAACATGGCAGAAGAAGGGCTGGGGCAGGCAGATGTGGGAAAGTTTCAGGAGGAACTTAAAGTGGAACCCTTGGAGGAGGTGGCAAGGGTGAAAgaggaggagtgggaggaggCCGCTGTgaagggggaggaggtggagccAAGGTTGGAGACTGCAGAGAAGAGCTGCCAGACTGAGGCCAGCTCTGAGCGGCCCTTCAGCTGTGAGGTGTGCGGCCGGTCGTACAAGCATGCTGGCAGCCTCATCAATCACCGGCAGAGCCACCAGACTGGACACTTTGGCTGCCAGGCCTGCTCCAAAGGCTTCTCAAACCTCATGTCTCTCAAAAACCACCGGCGCATCCATGCAGATCCCCGGCGTTTCCGCTGCAGcgaatgtgggaaggccttccGCCTGCGGAAACAGCTGGCCAGCCACCAGCGGGTGCATGTTGagcggggtgggagtgggggcactCGGAAGCTGATTCGGGAAGATCGGCCCTTCCGGTGTGGGCAGTGTGGACGGACCTACCGCCATGCTGGCAGCCTCCTAAACCACCGGCGCAGCCACGACACGGGCCAATACAGCTGTCCCACCTGCCCCAAGACCTACTCCAACAGCATGGCCCTAAAGGACCACCAGAGGCTGCACTCAGAGAGCCGGCGGCGGCGAGCAGGGCTATCTCGGCGAGCAGCTGTGCGCTGTGCCCTCTGTGGCCGAGGCTTCCCTGGCCGGGGATCTTTGGAGCAGCACCTGCGAGAGCATGAGGATACCAAAAGTGGTCCGAGAGGTCCAAATGGCACAGAGGGCAGTGAGGGGAACCTGGCTAATGACCAGGGACTAGAGGACACATCAGGTGGTACTGAGTCAGTTCTCCAGCTGGAGGATGGAGCCAGGAGGCTGGGGGGGCAGAGTCTGAGCCCCATCAGGGCAACAGGTTCAGAAGCCACAGAACTGGTATCCTGGGACATGGGAAATGCAGAAGGGAGGCAAGGAGATGGGGGACCAGTGGATCATGGTGGAGATTGGGTTCCTCAGGGTCATATACTGACCAAGCCAGAAGATGAGTCAGGGAACAGCATCCCCAAGAGTCCTTGCCACCTTGGCAACAGCCAGTCCAATGGACCTAGTCTGAGTCCAGTGGATAGCTGGGACGATGGAGACAGCCGACCTGAGCTCCGTCAAGAGAGTCACACCTTTTCCTGCAGCCACTGTGGCAAGACCTACTGCCACTCAGAAGACCCTTTGAACTGCCATAGCCCTTCCAAGACAGACCGCCACTATTGCCTGCTCTGCTCCAAGGAGTTCTTGAATCCTGTGGTCACTAAGACCCACAGCCACAACCACATAGATGCCCAGACCTTTGCCTGCCCTGAGTGTGGTATGGCCTTTCAGTCCCATCATGAACTAGCCAGCCACCTACACACACATGCCAGCGGCCTCAGTCAGATGCCACCCCTGAGAGAGGAGGCCAGAGGTCCTGAAGGTGGGGCTGTGAAGGATGAGGTGGATCTCCCTGGCCAAGGGGAAATCCAAAAGGCCCCATCAGAACCCCCCAGGACCCCAGGAGACAATACTGGGAGTGCTAATGGGGGGCAAGGAGTAAAGTCCACAGTGGCTGAAGACGAGGAACGGCCCTTCCGTTGTGCCCAGTGTGGGCGTTCCTACCGCCATGCCGGTAGCCTGCTGAACCATCAGAAGGCCCACACCACTGGACTCTAtccctgttccctctgccccaaaCTTCTACCCAACCTGCTGTCCCTTAAGAACCACGGCAGGACCCACACAGACCCTAAGCGCCACCGCTGTAGCATCTGTGGCAAGGCCTTCCGGACAGCTGCCCGGCTGGAGGGTCATGGACGAGTCCATGCACCCCGGGAAGGGCCCTTCACCTGCCCTCATTGTCCCCGCCACTTCCGCCGCCGAATCAGCTtccagcagcaccagcagcagcaccagGAGGAATGGACAGTGGCCAGCTCTG